The following coding sequences lie in one Nitratireductor mangrovi genomic window:
- a CDS encoding aspartate aminotransferase family protein: MKDARTVIEAPELSPASLPKPGLLSVEDAKALDLPRMTELFKAHLNPGQLHFMKLLGFHKVKVERAEGMHYIDQNGRKILDFFGGFGSLAFGHNHPKLLEARKKFQDEQRHEIAIAFMSQYAAALAHNLAQCSPGDLDMVFLGSSGSEAMEAALKLAERAAGPKRRKFVYAENSFHGKTKGVLAVTDGQLYRADFKLPGENVRVPFGDIDAIEAAFRADPEIGTIVLETVQGGGGIIEAPAEFWRKLRELCDRYGVIWVADEVQCGFGRTGRFYAFEHYGVVPDITALAKSLGGGKTAMAAMIARREIYMKAYGTPKTAMIHAAATFGGMGEASITSIEAINLLYDENLIDNSAETGAYLLERLKTLQAKYPKIIKDVRGKGLMVGLEFQDFSQTLPVVLRPIVGVLDDKLKGSLSGFVGALLLRDHDVLVAFTEYNRNVIRLEPPLICSRADVDTFVDALDRLLGRGIIAIVRDFVKSQVS; encoded by the coding sequence ATGAAGGATGCGCGCACCGTGATCGAGGCGCCGGAACTCTCGCCCGCCAGCCTGCCGAAGCCGGGGCTCTTGTCGGTGGAGGACGCCAAGGCGCTCGACCTGCCGCGCATGACGGAGCTGTTCAAGGCGCATCTCAACCCGGGCCAGCTGCATTTCATGAAGCTGCTCGGCTTCCACAAGGTGAAGGTCGAGCGCGCCGAGGGGATGCACTATATCGACCAGAACGGGCGCAAGATTCTAGATTTCTTCGGCGGCTTCGGGTCGCTGGCCTTCGGCCACAACCACCCGAAGCTTCTGGAGGCGCGCAAGAAGTTCCAGGACGAGCAGCGGCACGAGATCGCCATCGCCTTCATGTCGCAATATGCGGCCGCACTCGCGCACAATCTCGCGCAATGCTCGCCCGGCGACCTCGACATGGTGTTTCTCGGCTCATCGGGCTCGGAGGCGATGGAGGCGGCGCTGAAGCTCGCCGAGCGCGCCGCCGGGCCGAAAAGGCGGAAGTTCGTCTATGCGGAGAATTCCTTCCACGGCAAGACCAAGGGCGTACTGGCCGTCACCGACGGCCAGCTCTATCGCGCCGATTTCAAGCTGCCGGGCGAAAACGTGCGTGTGCCCTTCGGCGACATCGACGCGATCGAGGCCGCGTTCCGCGCCGATCCGGAGATCGGCACGATCGTGCTCGAAACCGTCCAGGGCGGTGGCGGCATCATCGAGGCGCCGGCGGAGTTCTGGCGCAAGCTGCGCGAGCTCTGCGACCGCTACGGCGTGATCTGGGTTGCCGACGAGGTGCAGTGCGGCTTCGGGCGCACCGGCCGCTTCTACGCCTTCGAACATTACGGCGTGGTGCCCGATATCACCGCGCTGGCGAAGTCTCTCGGTGGCGGCAAGACGGCGATGGCGGCGATGATCGCGCGCCGCGAAATCTACATGAAGGCCTATGGCACGCCGAAGACGGCGATGATCCATGCCGCCGCAACCTTCGGCGGCATGGGCGAGGCCTCGATCACCTCGATCGAGGCGATCAACCTGCTCTATGACGAGAACCTGATCGACAACTCCGCGGAGACCGGCGCCTACCTTCTCGAGCGTCTGAAGACGCTGCAGGCGAAATATCCCAAGATCATCAAGGATGTGCGCGGCAAGGGCCTGATGGTCGGGCTGGAGTTCCAGGATTTCTCGCAAACGTTGCCCGTAGTGCTGCGGCCGATCGTCGGCGTCCTCGACGACAAGCTCAAGGGGTCGCTGTCGGGCTTCGTCGGCGCGCTGCTTCTGCGCGACCACGACGTGCTGGTGGCGTTTACCGAATACAACCGCAACGTCATCCGGCTCGAGCCGCCGCTGATCTGCAGCCGGGCTGATGTCGACACCTTTGTAGACGCACTCGACCGGCTGCTTGGGCGCGGCATCATCGCGATCGTTCGGGATTTCGTGAAAAGCCAGGTGTCCTGA
- a CDS encoding NAD-dependent epimerase/dehydratase family protein, which produces MRHVIFGGDGFVGRHLAPKLVAEGEEVIVADISRSDLAHYAKATFVHCDVTDKASVAAVGIKADDMVYNLSAKMLSPIQVRAKRHDFFWPVNYHGTENIIQEMDVRGAMRLVHFTTDMIYGHTFVWPQTEDHPANPLGEYGLSKLKTEELAAEWRKRGMKISLFRPRLIIGPGRLGILEKLFKLIDHNLPVPMIGSGRNPYQFISVFDCAEAARLAWKAGVPNEAYNLGSLNPPPVRQLLGDLIKHAGSRSFLLPTPGWAVKRTLDFLDLINLPIMDPEQYLIADEMCVLDVSKGERELGWVPEYNDGDMLIAAYDEYRAKREGRLAPAALQPAE; this is translated from the coding sequence ATGAGACATGTAATTTTCGGCGGCGACGGATTTGTCGGCCGTCACCTGGCCCCCAAGCTCGTCGCCGAAGGCGAAGAGGTTATCGTTGCCGACATTTCCCGCAGCGATCTCGCCCATTATGCGAAAGCCACCTTCGTCCACTGCGACGTGACGGACAAGGCCTCGGTTGCCGCCGTCGGCATCAAGGCCGACGACATGGTCTACAACCTATCGGCCAAGATGCTGTCGCCGATCCAGGTGAGGGCCAAGCGGCACGACTTCTTCTGGCCGGTCAATTATCACGGCACCGAAAACATCATCCAGGAGATGGATGTTCGCGGCGCCATGCGGCTCGTCCATTTCACCACCGACATGATCTACGGCCACACATTCGTCTGGCCACAAACCGAGGACCATCCGGCGAATCCGCTTGGCGAATACGGTCTTTCCAAACTCAAGACCGAGGAACTGGCGGCGGAGTGGCGCAAGCGCGGCATGAAGATTTCGCTGTTCCGGCCGCGGCTGATCATCGGCCCGGGCCGGCTCGGCATCCTGGAAAAGCTGTTCAAGCTGATCGACCACAACCTGCCGGTGCCGATGATCGGCTCGGGCAGGAACCCATACCAGTTCATCTCGGTTTTCGACTGCGCCGAAGCGGCGCGGCTGGCCTGGAAGGCGGGCGTTCCGAACGAGGCCTACAATCTCGGCTCGCTCAACCCGCCGCCGGTGCGCCAGCTTCTGGGCGACCTGATCAAGCATGCCGGTTCGAGGTCGTTCCTGCTGCCGACGCCGGGATGGGCGGTCAAGCGGACGCTCGACTTCCTCGACCTGATCAACCTGCCGATCATGGACCCCGAGCAATATCTGATCGCCGACGAGATGTGCGTGCTCGACGTTTCCAAGGGCGAGCGCGAGCTCGGCTGGGTGCCGGAATACAATGACGGCGACATGCTGATCGCCGCCTATGACGAATACCGCGCCAAGCGGGAAGGGCGCCTCGCGCCCGCGGCCCTGCAGCCTGCGGAATGA
- a CDS encoding EamA family transporter — protein MKYIVFILFTVMTNAAAQLMLKYGMMSMGPLSFAGVNPLVKVLQIVFSPWIFLGLATFVISMASHLYVLSKVELSFAYPFLSLAYVAVAVFAYFVFREDLNAYRIAGIAFICVGTVLIAQSGRSHDEASPVAPQSVQTSELTR, from the coding sequence ATGAAGTATATCGTTTTCATACTGTTCACGGTGATGACCAACGCCGCGGCGCAGCTCATGCTGAAATACGGCATGATGTCGATGGGTCCGTTGTCGTTCGCGGGCGTCAATCCGCTCGTCAAGGTTCTGCAGATCGTGTTCAGCCCCTGGATATTCCTCGGACTGGCGACCTTCGTCATCTCGATGGCGTCGCACCTTTACGTACTGTCGAAAGTGGAACTGTCCTTCGCCTATCCCTTCCTGAGCCTTGCCTATGTGGCGGTCGCCGTCTTCGCCTACTTCGTCTTCCGCGAGGATTTGAACGCCTACAGGATCGCGGGCATTGCCTTCATATGCGTCGGCACGGTGCTGATCGCCCAGAGCGGTCGCAGCCACGACGAGGCTTCGCCTGTTGCCCCCCAGTCCGTACAGACCAGCGAGTTGACCCGATGA
- a CDS encoding FAD-binding oxidoreductase, translating to MGPVLESFGRTFAGQGRLLSGERAAGLLARGEAKPASLLGYGNGRSYGDSCLNAEGSLIDMRGMARILSFDPATGLLEAEAGAQLSDIIAHAAPHGYLPAVLPGTQWVTLGGAIANDIHGKNHHRRGTFGAHVERLTLLRSDGRALDCSPSQNSSLFRATIGGLGLTGLISRATVRLMRVPSLDIAQGVTPFADLDAYFDLAERADAENEYAVAWIDQLAEGRHAGRGLLLTGNHAEAGARSYDARPGWLSVPLQPPFSLLSRPALKLFNAAYRYRTARSAGVVGARGFFFPLDGVSHWNRLYGPRGLHQHQSVIPLEAAREAIPALLAATRKAGQGSFLTVLKRFGDRPSPAAMSFPRPGYTLTLDFPALGERTLALLSELDRITVDAGGAVNPYKDARMSAEVFAASFPTWRAVEQWRDPAFMSDFWRRTAMRLAADEVPRAAAE from the coding sequence ATGGGGCCTGTGCTGGAAAGCTTCGGGCGCACCTTTGCCGGCCAAGGGCGGTTGCTGTCGGGCGAGCGCGCGGCCGGTCTTCTGGCTCGTGGCGAGGCCAAGCCCGCAAGCCTGCTTGGCTATGGCAACGGGCGCAGCTATGGCGACAGCTGCCTCAACGCCGAGGGCAGCCTGATCGATATGCGCGGCATGGCGCGCATCCTGTCATTCGATCCGGCTACCGGCCTTTTGGAAGCCGAGGCGGGGGCGCAGCTTTCCGACATCATCGCGCATGCCGCCCCGCATGGATATCTGCCCGCCGTGCTGCCGGGCACGCAATGGGTGACGCTGGGCGGCGCAATCGCCAACGACATTCACGGTAAGAACCATCACCGCCGCGGCACGTTCGGCGCCCATGTCGAACGCCTTACCTTGCTCAGATCCGATGGCCGAGCGCTCGACTGCAGCCCGTCGCAGAACAGTAGCCTCTTTCGTGCCACGATCGGCGGTCTGGGTCTCACCGGGCTGATCAGCCGCGCAACGGTCAGGCTGATGCGTGTGCCTTCGCTCGACATCGCACAGGGCGTGACGCCCTTTGCCGACCTTGACGCATATTTCGATCTGGCCGAAAGGGCCGACGCGGAAAACGAATACGCCGTCGCCTGGATCGACCAACTGGCCGAGGGCCGCCACGCGGGCCGGGGGCTGCTCTTGACGGGCAACCATGCCGAGGCCGGGGCGCGGAGCTACGACGCGCGGCCGGGCTGGCTTTCGGTGCCGTTGCAGCCGCCCTTCAGCCTGCTCAGCCGGCCTGCGTTGAAGCTTTTCAACGCGGCCTACCGCTACAGGACGGCGCGCAGCGCCGGTGTTGTCGGCGCGCGCGGCTTCTTTTTCCCGCTCGACGGGGTGTCGCACTGGAACCGGCTTTACGGTCCGCGCGGGTTGCACCAGCACCAGAGCGTCATCCCGCTCGAGGCGGCGCGGGAAGCGATCCCCGCGCTGCTGGCTGCGACGCGAAAGGCCGGGCAGGGCTCGTTCCTGACGGTGCTGAAGCGGTTCGGCGACAGGCCGTCGCCGGCCGCGATGTCATTTCCGCGTCCCGGCTACACCCTGACGCTCGACTTTCCCGCCCTCGGCGAACGGACGCTGGCGCTTCTGTCCGAGCTTGACCGCATCACTGTCGACGCCGGTGGCGCGGTCAACCCGTACAAGGATGCGCGCATGAGCGCGGAGGTGTTCGCCGCCTCCTTTCCGACGTGGCGGGCCGTGGAGCAATGGCGCGACCCGGCCTTCATGTCGGACTTCTGGCGCCGCACGGCGATGCGCCTTGCGGCCGATGAAGTGCCGCGGGCAGCCGCAGAGTAG
- a CDS encoding UbiA family prenyltransferase: MDARTDRNAIPLAVDLDGTLIATDLLWEGLFLLLRKQPLAIFLVPFWLLKGPARLKAEIAARVDIDAASLPYRGELVDRLRKEREAGRRIILATGTPRKFAEAIAAHLGVFDDVLATENGVNLTSSKKRAKLVEVFGDGGFDYAGNSRHDVQVFGAARVAIVVAPDRSATRWQARHGCELVAGERPDLRTVVKMLRVHQWLKNTLIAVPMVLSHEYLNLEMVVACILAFFSFSAAASAIYIVNDFFDLTLDRRHPTKRNRPFASGKLSIRFGIASAGILLCVSAGLAAFLDPEFWAVLAGYLVITTAYSLALKRMLLIDVLTLAGLYTMRILGGATATGTEVSFWLLAFSIFFFLSLALVKRFVELDDGELQRGVRIAGRGYRAEDIEIIGQAGVASGFAAALVLALYIDSGSVRELYAEPWMVWPLAPIVLYIILRIWVLARRGEMHEDPVVFIIRDWRSQLVAGLGAVLLVIASM, translated from the coding sequence ATGGACGCCAGGACGGACCGCAACGCCATTCCCCTTGCCGTCGATCTCGACGGCACACTGATTGCGACCGACCTTCTGTGGGAAGGGCTGTTCCTGCTTCTTCGCAAGCAGCCGCTGGCGATCTTTCTGGTGCCGTTCTGGCTGCTCAAGGGACCGGCGCGGCTCAAGGCGGAGATCGCGGCGCGCGTCGACATCGACGCGGCGTCGCTGCCCTATCGCGGCGAACTGGTCGACAGGTTGCGCAAGGAGCGCGAGGCCGGCCGGCGCATCATTCTGGCGACGGGTACGCCGCGCAAGTTTGCCGAGGCGATCGCCGCCCATCTCGGGGTTTTCGATGACGTTCTGGCGACCGAAAACGGTGTGAACCTGACCTCGTCGAAAAAGCGCGCGAAGCTGGTGGAAGTCTTCGGCGACGGCGGTTTCGACTATGCAGGCAACAGCCGGCATGACGTTCAGGTCTTCGGTGCTGCGCGCGTGGCGATCGTGGTCGCGCCGGACCGTTCCGCCACGCGCTGGCAGGCAAGACACGGTTGCGAGCTGGTCGCAGGCGAGCGTCCCGACCTGCGCACGGTCGTCAAGATGCTGCGTGTCCACCAGTGGCTCAAGAACACGCTGATCGCGGTGCCGATGGTGCTGTCGCACGAATATCTCAACCTGGAGATGGTCGTCGCCTGCATCCTTGCGTTCTTCTCCTTCAGCGCCGCCGCCTCGGCGATCTATATCGTCAACGATTTCTTCGATCTGACGCTCGACCGCCGGCATCCGACCAAGCGCAACCGTCCGTTCGCCTCGGGCAAGCTGTCGATCCGCTTCGGCATCGCCAGCGCCGGCATACTCCTTTGTGTGAGCGCCGGCCTGGCCGCCTTCCTCGATCCCGAGTTCTGGGCCGTGCTGGCGGGTTATCTGGTGATCACCACGGCCTATTCGCTGGCGCTGAAGCGCATGCTTCTGATCGACGTGCTGACGCTCGCCGGGCTCTACACCATGCGCATCCTCGGCGGCGCCACGGCGACCGGGACCGAGGTGTCATTCTGGCTGCTCGCCTTCTCGATCTTCTTCTTCCTGTCGCTGGCGCTGGTGAAACGCTTCGTCGAACTCGACGATGGCGAATTGCAGCGCGGCGTGCGCATTGCCGGGCGCGGCTATCGCGCCGAGGACATCGAAATCATCGGCCAGGCCGGCGTTGCGTCGGGCTTCGCGGCGGCGCTGGTGCTGGCGCTTTACATCGACTCCGGCAGCGTGCGCGAACTCTATGCCGAACCCTGGATGGTGTGGCCGCTGGCGCCGATCGTGCTCTACATCATCCTGCGCATCTGGGTGCTGGCGCGGCGCGGCGAAATGCACGAAGACCCGGTCGTCTTCATCATTCGCGACTGGCGCAGCCAGTTGGTCGCCGGCTTGGGCGCGGTGCTCCTCGTGATTGCGAGCATGTGA
- a CDS encoding mechanosensitive ion channel family protein: MQSILVHIFRVVALVAVLAAVPSLPGGHSAVAQEAAPKTDNASTLLEKQKALIEGLSKQAEELARKVEENAANDARLVELRIALEELAVKFLQAGVQFRPRLNEINLRLEALGPAPEEGQPAEPEVVAQERAALVQEKAQINSLLGLAESESLKVNRLIDMISTMRRDLFTDTLSKRYDILSALSPETFTDLVREAEDLYRAVWSWLRFVVAFKLQSALIATFLALAAAGLLLFGGRHIFAEMMDAEEIREAPSYLSRLSVAFWSTLLPSAALAVFLGASFYFFDYFKILRPDISAMLSALFEVMIIVFFVNRLARAALSPRYPNWRLIPVDSKSAFRLFWLAWLTAVTTGLDVIMNKINHVMGSPLSLTIAKSLIATVIVGILVILIGLVRPSRTETAEEEDAGDHPARLSWLNYFFLLAGSVNIVAAVLGYIGFARFLSSQIVVTGAIAATMYLGFLSANAISKEGGFVNTALGRYLRRAFRLEDSALDQLGLVASVITNVLIVGIGVPLILLQWGFQWGDITSWTYRLANEITIGSFSFSLIGILSGVLVFMIGYFLTRGFQGWLDGSVLARGRVDVGVRNSIRTAVGYAGIAIAALFGISAAGISLSNLALVAGALSLGIGFGLQNIVSNFVSGLILLAERPFKAGDWIEAGGVTGTVKRISVRATEIETFQRKTVILPNSELINAAVGNWTHKNKLGRVEIKIGVAYGSDVKRVHDILLEIGKSHPLVLKNPEPFVYFADFGASSLDFELRLYLSDILSGLTVQNEMRFAIVEALEREGIEIPFPQRDIHIRSGPPELVPGAAKEPQPAEPPVVAEPAGDKTASEVPTAEPAKPRRRRKRIDPDD, encoded by the coding sequence GTGCAGTCAATTCTGGTCCACATCTTCCGCGTCGTGGCGCTCGTCGCCGTCCTTGCCGCGGTCCCGTCCTTGCCTGGCGGGCATTCCGCCGTAGCGCAGGAGGCGGCGCCGAAGACCGACAATGCTTCAACGCTGCTCGAAAAGCAGAAAGCGTTGATCGAAGGCCTGTCCAAGCAGGCCGAAGAGCTGGCCCGAAAGGTCGAGGAGAATGCCGCCAACGACGCCCGGCTGGTGGAACTGCGGATCGCGCTCGAGGAGCTGGCGGTCAAGTTCCTGCAGGCGGGCGTGCAGTTCCGGCCGCGTCTCAACGAGATCAACCTGAGGCTGGAGGCGCTCGGCCCGGCGCCGGAGGAAGGCCAGCCGGCTGAACCGGAAGTGGTTGCGCAGGAGCGCGCGGCGCTGGTGCAGGAGAAGGCGCAGATCAACTCGCTGCTGGGCCTGGCCGAAAGCGAGTCGCTGAAGGTCAACCGGCTCATCGACATGATCTCGACCATGCGGCGGGACCTGTTCACCGACACGTTGTCGAAACGCTACGACATCCTGTCGGCGCTGAGTCCGGAAACCTTTACCGATCTGGTCAGGGAGGCTGAAGACCTCTACCGGGCGGTGTGGTCGTGGCTGCGCTTCGTCGTCGCCTTCAAGCTGCAATCTGCCCTGATCGCGACTTTCCTGGCGCTGGCCGCCGCCGGGCTGCTGCTGTTCGGCGGGCGGCACATCTTCGCGGAGATGATGGACGCGGAGGAAATCCGCGAGGCCCCGTCCTACCTCTCGCGGCTCTCGGTCGCATTCTGGTCGACGTTGCTGCCATCGGCCGCGCTCGCCGTGTTCCTTGGCGCAAGCTTCTATTTCTTCGACTATTTCAAGATACTGCGGCCCGACATCAGCGCGATGCTTTCGGCGCTGTTCGAGGTCATGATCATCGTCTTTTTCGTGAACCGCCTGGCGCGCGCGGCGCTGTCGCCCAGATACCCGAACTGGCGCCTGATCCCCGTCGATTCGAAATCCGCCTTCCGCCTGTTCTGGCTTGCCTGGCTGACGGCGGTGACGACCGGCCTCGACGTGATCATGAACAAGATCAATCACGTGATGGGCTCGCCACTGTCGCTGACGATCGCCAAGAGCCTGATCGCGACGGTGATCGTCGGCATTCTGGTGATCCTGATCGGACTGGTGCGACCTTCGAGGACCGAGACGGCGGAGGAGGAGGACGCGGGCGATCATCCGGCGCGGCTGAGCTGGCTGAACTATTTCTTCCTGCTTGCCGGGAGCGTCAACATCGTGGCGGCGGTTCTCGGCTATATCGGCTTCGCCCGGTTCCTTTCGTCGCAGATCGTGGTGACCGGTGCGATCGCGGCGACGATGTATCTCGGTTTCCTGTCGGCCAATGCGATTTCCAAGGAGGGCGGTTTCGTCAACACCGCGCTCGGGCGCTACCTGCGGCGCGCGTTCCGGCTGGAAGACAGCGCGCTCGACCAACTCGGCCTGGTGGCGAGCGTAATCACCAACGTGCTCATCGTCGGGATCGGCGTACCGCTGATCCTGCTGCAATGGGGGTTCCAGTGGGGTGACATCACCAGCTGGACCTACCGGCTCGCCAACGAGATCACGATCGGCTCGTTCTCGTTCTCGCTGATCGGCATCCTGAGCGGCGTGCTGGTGTTCATGATCGGCTATTTCCTGACCCGCGGCTTCCAGGGCTGGCTCGACGGCTCGGTGCTGGCGCGTGGCCGCGTCGATGTCGGCGTGCGCAACTCGATCCGCACCGCGGTCGGCTACGCCGGCATCGCGATAGCGGCGCTGTTCGGCATCTCGGCCGCCGGCATCAGCCTCTCCAACCTGGCGCTGGTTGCCGGCGCCCTGTCGCTGGGTATCGGCTTCGGCCTGCAAAACATCGTCTCGAACTTCGTCTCGGGGCTGATCCTGCTTGCCGAGCGACCTTTCAAGGCCGGCGACTGGATCGAGGCCGGCGGCGTCACCGGCACGGTGAAGCGCATCAGCGTGCGGGCGACCGAGATCGAGACCTTCCAGCGCAAGACGGTGATCCTGCCCAATTCGGAACTGATCAATGCCGCGGTCGGCAACTGGACCCACAAGAACAAGCTCGGCCGGGTCGAGATCAAGATCGGCGTCGCCTACGGCTCCGACGTCAAGCGCGTCCACGATATCCTGCTGGAAATCGGCAAAAGCCATCCGCTGGTGCTGAAAAATCCCGAACCTTTCGTCTATTTCGCGGATTTCGGGGCGTCATCGCTCGATTTCGAGCTGCGACTCTATCTTTCCGATATCCTGAGCGGCCTGACGGTGCAGAACGAGATGCGCTTTGCGATCGTCGAGGCACTGGAGCGCGAGGGCATCGAGATTCCTTTCCCGCAGCGCGATATCCACATTCGCAGCGGCCCGCCGGAACTGGTTCCAGGAGCGGCGAAGGAGCCGCAGCCGGCCGAACCGCCGGTTGTTGCGGAGCCGGCCGGCGACAAGACGGCAAGCGAGGTGCCTACGGCGGAGCCGGCAAAGCCGAGGCGCCGACGCAAGCGTATCGATCCGGACGATTGA